TTATTGAAATTATTGTGTCACTGATGCTGTTCTGGCTGATACGGCGTGCGATAACGCCAACCGGACTTTATGACCTGGTCTGGCATCCGGCCCTGTTCAATACC
This DNA window, taken from Erwinia tasmaniensis Et1/99, encodes the following:
- the aaeX gene encoding p-hydroxybenzoic acid efflux pump operon protein AaeX, which gives rise to MSVLPVVVVFGMSFPPIFIEIIVSLMLFWLIRRAITPTGLYDLVWHPALFNTALYCCLFYVVSRLFV